The following coding sequences are from one Zalophus californianus isolate mZalCal1 chromosome 5, mZalCal1.pri.v2, whole genome shotgun sequence window:
- the IL4 gene encoding interleukin-4, protein MGLTSQLIPTLVCLLALTSTFVHGHNFSIAIKEIIRTLNILTARNDLCMELTVTDIFAAPKNTTEKEIFCRATTVLQQLSTHNCYNKLLGGLHRNLRKMANMTCSVNEVKKSTLKDFLERLKAIMQRKYYRH, encoded by the exons ATGGGTCTCACCTCCCAACTGATTCCGACTCTGGTCTGCTTACTAGCACTCACCAGCACCTTTGTCCATGGACATAACTTCAGTATTGCCATTAAAGAGATCATCAGAACGTTGAACATCCTCACAGCGAGAAAC GACTTGTGCATGGAGCTGACCGTCACTGACATCTTCGCTGCCCCAAAG AAcacaactgaaaaagaaatcttcTGCAGAGCTACAACTGTGCTTCAGCAGCTCTCTACACACAATTGCTACAACAAACTCCTTGGAGGACTTCACAGGAACCTCAGGAAAATGGCAAACATG ACCTGTTCGGTGAATGAAGTCAAGAAGAGTACACTGAAAGACTTCTTGGAAAGGCTAAAAGCGATCATGCAAAGGAAATACTACAGGCACTGA